Proteins from a genomic interval of Ndongobacter massiliensis:
- the uvrB gene encoding excinuclease ABC subunit UvrB has translation MTDFKIHASFRPTGDQPEAIDALVKGLQRGDHYQTLRGVTGSGKTFTMANIIERVQRPTLVLAHNKTLASQLCSEFREFFPENAVEYFVSYYDYYQPEAYVAATDTYIAKDSSINDEIDKLRHSATAALFERRDVIIVASVSCIYGLGDPIDYEHMTVSLRPGMQMDRDEVLRKLIDIQYTRNDISFERGTFRVRGDTVDIYPAGSNEEAVRVEFFGDEIDRITEIQALTGEILGGRNHVLIFPASHYATTRAKVDRAVETIGEELTERLAELRAQNKLVEAQRLEQRTLYDMEMLKEVGFCSGIENYSRHLSQRPPGSRPYTLIDYFPKDFMLFVDESHVTLPQVNGMFNGDRARKQNLVDYGFRLPSALDNRPLTFQEFSSLIPQALFVSATPAAFEETHSTQIVDQLIRPTGLLDPKVEVRPMTNLMDDVLREVRETAARGERVLITTLTKKSAENFTDYLEALDVKVTYLHSDIDTLERMAIIRDLRLGKYDVLIGINLLREGLDLPEVSLILILDADKQGFLRSETSLIQTIGRAARNAQGRVVLYGDVITEAMRAAIDETNRRRSIQTAYNEAHGIIPKSIVKPIHEIITTEVAAESEAGYHVPEMEKDVVTVGDVKEILLSLEIAMRKAAEELDFERAADIRDQIRALQKQYGLEEVALR, from the coding sequence ATGACAGATTTCAAAATACACGCTTCATTCCGGCCGACCGGCGATCAGCCCGAAGCAATCGATGCTTTGGTAAAGGGGTTACAGCGCGGCGATCATTACCAGACGCTGCGCGGCGTAACCGGGTCGGGCAAGACGTTTACCATGGCCAATATCATTGAGCGCGTGCAGCGCCCGACCCTTGTGTTGGCGCACAATAAGACCTTGGCTTCTCAGCTTTGTTCTGAATTCCGCGAATTTTTCCCGGAAAATGCGGTGGAATATTTTGTTTCCTATTATGACTACTACCAGCCGGAGGCGTATGTCGCCGCAACGGATACGTATATTGCCAAGGACTCGTCCATTAATGACGAGATCGATAAACTGCGCCATTCGGCGACGGCAGCGCTGTTTGAGCGGCGCGATGTGATTATTGTCGCGTCCGTGTCCTGTATCTACGGGCTGGGGGACCCGATCGACTACGAGCATATGACCGTCTCCCTCCGCCCGGGGATGCAGATGGATCGGGATGAAGTGTTGCGCAAACTGATCGATATCCAATATACGCGCAATGATATCAGTTTCGAGCGAGGGACCTTTCGCGTGCGTGGCGATACGGTCGACATTTACCCGGCCGGTTCCAATGAAGAGGCGGTGCGCGTGGAGTTTTTCGGCGATGAAATTGACCGCATTACCGAAATTCAAGCGCTCACCGGCGAAATTCTCGGCGGACGCAATCACGTGCTGATCTTTCCGGCGTCGCACTATGCGACGACGCGCGCGAAAGTCGATCGCGCTGTGGAGACGATTGGAGAAGAGCTAACCGAGCGCCTGGCGGAACTGCGCGCACAAAATAAATTGGTCGAAGCGCAGCGACTGGAGCAGCGCACGCTTTATGACATGGAAATGCTCAAAGAAGTCGGCTTTTGCTCGGGCATTGAAAATTACTCCCGACATTTGAGTCAACGCCCGCCCGGCAGTCGACCCTATACACTGATCGATTATTTTCCGAAAGACTTTATGCTCTTTGTCGATGAGAGCCATGTTACGTTGCCACAGGTCAACGGCATGTTCAACGGCGACCGCGCGCGCAAACAGAATTTAGTCGATTACGGGTTTCGTTTGCCGTCGGCATTGGACAATCGTCCGCTTACTTTCCAGGAGTTTTCGTCGTTGATTCCGCAGGCTCTTTTCGTTTCGGCAACGCCTGCCGCCTTCGAGGAAACGCATTCGACGCAGATTGTCGATCAGTTGATTCGTCCGACGGGGCTGCTGGATCCGAAAGTGGAAGTGCGCCCTATGACGAACCTGATGGACGATGTGCTGCGTGAAGTGCGCGAGACGGCGGCGCGCGGGGAACGCGTCCTGATTACAACGCTGACAAAAAAATCGGCGGAAAACTTCACCGATTATTTGGAAGCGCTCGACGTAAAAGTGACGTACTTACATTCGGATATCGACACGCTGGAGCGCATGGCGATCATCCGCGATCTGCGCTTGGGCAAGTACGATGTACTGATCGGCATCAATCTGCTCCGCGAGGGGCTGGATTTGCCGGAAGTCTCGCTGATTTTGATTTTGGACGCCGACAAGCAGGGTTTTCTGCGTTCGGAAACGTCTCTGATTCAGACCATCGGGCGCGCGGCGCGCAATGCACAGGGGCGCGTGGTGCTTTACGGCGATGTAATTACCGAAGCGATGCGTGCCGCCATCGACGAAACGAATCGCCGGCGTTCCATTCAGACTGCTTACAATGAGGCACATGGCATCATTCCAAAGAGCATCGTGAAGCCGATCCATGAGATTATTACCACAGAAGTCGCCGCGGAAAGTGAAGCCGGTTATCATGTTCCGGAAATGGAAAAAGACGTCGTGACGGTGGGCGATGTCAAGGAGATCCTGTTATCGCTGGAGATTGCAATGCGCAAGGCGGCGGAAGAACTCGATTTCGAACGCGCGGCGGATATTCGCGATCAGATTCGCGCACTGCAGAAGCAATACGGCCTCGAAGAAGTGGCATTGCGCTGA
- a CDS encoding S41 family peptidase — translation MKRLRSNIIWMVVVLLVAWGSFSLGENCARKAEPQPIPSAVPGTEESGDTTQGESSASTTAEESEGERDQRIMNMIRYLSKALKENYLFGIDDQQMEIGLYKGLFEATKDPYTVFYTGEEFSRLMEDTAGEFAGIGVVVTGGTDGLITVVSPIADTPGARAGILAGDKVLAVDGVNYTAQEMDAAVTHMRGEVGAPVTLTIQRTEGENVQTLDISIVREIIHVESVHSQMLEDAVGYLQITSFDEPTAQAFQAHFEDLKAQGAKSVIIDLRNNPGGLLTACDEIADYLLGDATIVTTVSKNGEKEVVSSDAEQETLPVVLLVNGGSASASEILTGALRDNQRAIAIGTKTYGKGIVQRLFPLFAEPKDGGYKITVAEYLTPSGAHIHEKGIEPDIVVELPEGIQGIGVEHREEDTQLQRAIEEAKKVQAETPEK, via the coding sequence ATGAAACGACTGCGCAGCAATATAATCTGGATGGTGGTGGTACTTCTTGTCGCATGGGGCAGCTTTTCGCTGGGCGAAAATTGCGCACGAAAGGCGGAACCGCAGCCGATTCCGTCGGCGGTGCCCGGCACAGAGGAATCGGGGGATACGACCCAAGGGGAGTCGTCCGCATCGACCACGGCCGAGGAATCCGAAGGAGAACGCGATCAACGCATTATGAACATGATCCGGTATCTTTCGAAAGCGTTGAAGGAAAATTACCTGTTCGGCATTGACGACCAGCAAATGGAAATCGGATTGTATAAGGGACTTTTTGAAGCGACGAAGGATCCCTACACCGTCTTTTATACGGGGGAGGAGTTTTCACGTCTGATGGAGGATACGGCGGGGGAGTTTGCCGGCATCGGCGTCGTCGTAACAGGCGGAACGGACGGACTTATTACGGTGGTTTCGCCCATTGCCGATACACCCGGTGCGCGTGCCGGCATTCTTGCCGGGGATAAAGTGCTTGCCGTGGACGGTGTCAATTATACGGCGCAGGAGATGGATGCAGCGGTTACGCACATGCGCGGGGAAGTCGGTGCGCCCGTCACGCTTACGATTCAGCGAACGGAGGGCGAGAACGTACAAACTTTAGACATATCCATTGTCCGCGAAATCATCCACGTGGAGAGTGTTCATTCACAAATGTTGGAAGACGCCGTGGGATATTTGCAGATCACTTCGTTTGACGAGCCGACGGCACAGGCATTTCAGGCGCATTTTGAGGATTTGAAAGCACAGGGGGCGAAATCGGTAATTATCGACTTGCGCAATAATCCCGGTGGGTTGCTGACCGCGTGTGACGAAATTGCGGATTATCTGCTGGGCGACGCCACGATTGTGACGACAGTATCGAAAAATGGCGAAAAAGAAGTGGTTTCCTCCGATGCTGAGCAGGAAACGCTGCCCGTGGTGTTGCTGGTCAACGGCGGTTCGGCTTCCGCTTCGGAAATTTTAACCGGCGCCTTGCGCGACAATCAGCGCGCGATTGCCATCGGTACGAAGACCTATGGGAAAGGCATTGTACAGCGCCTGTTTCCGCTGTTTGCCGAGCCGAAAGACGGAGGCTATAAAATCACGGTCGCCGAATACCTAACACCTTCGGGGGCGCATATTCATGAAAAGGGCATTGAACCGGATATTGTAGTGGAATTGCCCGAAGGCATTCAGGGAATTGGTGTAGAGCACCGAGAGGAAGATACCCAGCTGCAGCGCGCCATAGAAGAAGCAAAAAAAGTGCAAGCGGAGACGCCGGAAAAGTAG
- a CDS encoding murein hydrolase activator EnvC has product MTSKHKIWGRWAGGLLAATLVMLPVSAYADELTEVQQQQEEKKSEVDNLQQEKEKKQEAVDAKAGELDALSTEQNKLLDQLEAVDLEIVGVQDSLQQLRGQIAEIEDNVNKTQEEIDTLQTRVDKNTKKFKERLNVMYKNGTVTSIEILLSSKGINDFLSRARTMKSLADYDRNLIETLISDMKELEAKTNELKGQKASLEVAKENEQTKLNELEVQQAEKQSLIAQVGQKIDLTNEELTTLASASSELQGRIDARKAEISELAAREESIRQERLQAQQQAQQAAEEEAPATPAPSGSDGYLWPATSYTITSYFGTRTHPIYGVTRYHSGLDIGAGYGTPVYASKAGTVVDASYCGGYGYLVEIDHGDGTMTRYAHLSSFNCSIGQSVSQGEVVAYVGSTGASTGPHLHFEILINGAQVDPLGYL; this is encoded by the coding sequence ATGACATCCAAACATAAAATATGGGGACGCTGGGCCGGTGGTTTGCTTGCTGCGACACTTGTCATGCTGCCAGTTTCCGCCTATGCGGACGAATTGACGGAAGTGCAGCAACAGCAGGAAGAAAAGAAGAGTGAAGTGGACAACCTGCAGCAGGAAAAAGAGAAAAAGCAGGAAGCGGTCGATGCGAAGGCCGGAGAGCTGGATGCACTTTCCACCGAACAGAACAAACTTTTGGATCAGTTGGAAGCGGTCGATCTGGAAATTGTCGGCGTGCAGGATTCATTGCAGCAGCTGCGCGGTCAGATTGCAGAAATTGAAGACAATGTGAATAAAACGCAGGAAGAGATCGACACCCTTCAGACGCGGGTGGATAAGAATACAAAAAAATTCAAGGAACGCCTGAATGTCATGTATAAAAACGGAACGGTGACTTCTATCGAGATATTGCTGTCTTCCAAGGGCATCAACGATTTTTTGAGTCGTGCGCGGACGATGAAATCGCTGGCAGATTATGATCGGAATCTGATTGAAACGTTAATCAGCGACATGAAAGAACTGGAAGCCAAGACGAACGAACTGAAGGGACAGAAGGCGTCTTTAGAAGTTGCAAAAGAAAACGAGCAGACGAAGCTCAATGAATTGGAAGTGCAACAGGCGGAAAAGCAGAGTCTCATTGCGCAAGTCGGTCAGAAGATCGATTTGACCAATGAAGAATTGACGACACTGGCGTCGGCGTCGTCCGAACTGCAAGGGCGCATTGATGCGCGCAAGGCGGAAATTAGTGAGCTGGCAGCAAGAGAAGAAAGCATTCGACAGGAACGTCTGCAGGCGCAGCAACAGGCACAACAGGCGGCGGAAGAGGAAGCACCCGCTACGCCGGCGCCGTCCGGTTCGGACGGGTATCTGTGGCCGGCGACAAGTTACACTATCACTTCCTACTTTGGCACGCGGACACATCCCATTTATGGGGTAACGCGCTATCATTCCGGGTTGGACATCGGAGCCGGGTACGGCACGCCGGTGTATGCCTCGAAGGCCGGTACGGTGGTGGATGCCTCGTACTGCGGCGGATACGGGTATCTGGTGGAAATCGATCACGGAGACGGAACGATGACGCGCTACGCTCATCTGTCGAGCTTTAACTGTTCCATCGGCCAGTCGGTTTCACAGGGGGAAGTCGTCGCTTATGTGGGATCAACGGGCGCTTCGACCGGACCGCATCTGCACTTTGAAATTTTGATCAACGGTGCGCAGGTGGATCCGTTGGGGTATCTGTAA
- the ftsX gene encoding permease-like cell division protein FtsX, whose protein sequence is MKSFRKLLTMMKQGFKGAWKHKSMGLASIISIVATLLVLGIMLISTITANGFAKEIRQKVDQVEIYLSRTIAPEDQQALEEKIKSSSVVQAYLYRSSKDAMDLMKASWGEDAYILEGIEDENQVLEASFVIKLNDIDQASDFVESMRSEKGVRDVTYYQDLVQQISNISSMIRVLGGAMVGILVLVSLFIILNTVKLTVVSRRREISVMKYVGATNHMIRGPFILEGMIFGLLGSLIAFGIVYGAYSFLYERFAARLYDLLSAYLITPGQLQQDLLRIFLGLGVGIGMIGSAFSVGRYVRIR, encoded by the coding sequence ATGAAAAGTTTTCGCAAACTCCTGACCATGATGAAACAGGGTTTTAAGGGCGCCTGGAAACATAAATCCATGGGACTCGCCTCTATTATTTCTATTGTTGCGACGCTTTTGGTGTTGGGCATTATGCTCATCTCGACGATTACAGCCAACGGCTTTGCGAAAGAAATCCGGCAGAAAGTGGATCAGGTGGAGATTTACCTGAGCCGCACGATTGCACCGGAGGACCAGCAGGCGCTGGAAGAAAAAATCAAAAGCAGTTCTGTCGTGCAGGCGTATCTCTATCGGTCCAGCAAGGATGCGATGGATCTGATGAAAGCCTCGTGGGGCGAAGACGCCTATATTCTGGAAGGCATTGAAGATGAAAATCAGGTGTTGGAAGCATCCTTTGTCATTAAACTCAATGATATCGACCAGGCGAGCGATTTTGTCGAGTCGATGCGCAGTGAAAAAGGGGTGCGCGATGTGACCTATTACCAAGATCTGGTGCAGCAGATTTCGAACATTTCGTCTATGATTCGTGTGCTCGGCGGCGCGATGGTCGGCATTCTCGTGTTGGTTTCGCTGTTTATCATCTTGAATACGGTAAAGCTCACCGTCGTTTCCCGGCGTCGGGAAATTTCGGTGATGAAATACGTCGGGGCGACGAATCATATGATTCGCGGACCGTTCATTTTGGAAGGCATGATATTCGGACTTCTGGGTTCGCTGATCGCCTTCGGCATCGTCTATGGGGCATACAGTTTTCTCTATGAGCGTTTTGCGGCTCGCCTGTACGATTTACTCTCGGCGTATTTGATTACGCCCGGTCAGCTACAGCAAGATCTGTTGCGGATTTTTCTCGGCTTGGGCGTCGGCATCGGCATGATCGGTAGCGCCTTTTCCGTGGGTCGCTACGTTCGGATACGATAA
- a CDS encoding MATE family efflux transporter, translated as MTELNQKNPTPSRAVTKKRHSHQTNMTEGSPLIHIVQFSLPLLFGNIFQQLYNTVDSIVVGNFVGKYALAAVGAGFPFMMALSSLFLGVGIAATVMIAQAFGRQDFREVRLITGTVYRAALIGTLPLMAAGFFLSGPVLRMMNVPDDGTLAMATQYLQIIFIGLLGTVGFNLNAGMLQGVGDSVSSVRFLIIAALINTVLDLFFVIPLGMGVTGAALATVISQWISWLLGIRHMNRNYNFFRIHFFRLPFDRRLFSQALRLGVPSALQNLFFSVGIIVLNSLINQFGTDFIAGFNGANKIDTFLFMPIQSFANAVTTFTGQNAGAGNLERIQQGRRATLAVSILFSILVGALVFYFARPLIGLFNNSPAVLDAGQWYLQEVIPFYSLLAVLFVNNSVLRGVGKRGPPMITSMVGLWLARVPAAHFIAHTWGHQYLFFSYGVGWILGVAFSLVYYYFGNWRQNVKVPAPATETDN; from the coding sequence ATGACAGAATTAAACCAGAAGAATCCGACGCCGTCGCGCGCTGTTACAAAAAAACGCCATTCCCATCAGACAAATATGACAGAAGGCAGCCCCCTTATTCATATTGTACAGTTTTCGCTGCCCTTGCTTTTTGGCAATATTTTTCAACAACTCTACAATACGGTCGACAGCATCGTCGTAGGGAATTTTGTCGGCAAGTACGCGCTTGCCGCCGTAGGCGCCGGTTTCCCTTTTATGATGGCCTTGAGCTCCCTCTTTTTAGGCGTCGGCATCGCCGCAACGGTGATGATCGCACAGGCCTTCGGACGCCAGGATTTTCGTGAAGTGCGTCTGATCACCGGCACGGTCTATCGGGCGGCACTGATCGGAACACTGCCGCTCATGGCGGCAGGCTTCTTTCTTTCCGGTCCCGTCCTGCGCATGATGAATGTCCCCGACGATGGCACCCTTGCCATGGCGACCCAATATCTGCAGATCATCTTCATCGGTCTGCTCGGCACCGTCGGCTTCAATCTCAACGCCGGCATGTTGCAGGGTGTCGGCGACTCTGTGAGTTCGGTCCGCTTTTTGATCATTGCCGCCCTGATCAATACGGTCCTCGATCTCTTCTTTGTCATCCCCCTCGGAATGGGCGTAACCGGCGCCGCATTGGCGACGGTCATTTCCCAATGGATCAGCTGGCTGCTCGGCATTCGCCACATGAATCGCAACTACAATTTCTTTCGCATCCATTTTTTTCGTTTGCCCTTTGACCGCCGTCTCTTTTCCCAAGCCCTTCGCCTCGGCGTTCCCTCGGCGCTCCAAAACCTCTTTTTCTCCGTCGGCATTATCGTTCTCAATTCCCTAATCAACCAATTCGGGACCGACTTCATCGCCGGTTTTAACGGTGCCAACAAAATCGACACCTTCCTGTTCATGCCCATTCAAAGCTTTGCCAATGCCGTGACGACCTTCACCGGACAAAATGCCGGCGCCGGCAATCTGGAACGCATTCAGCAGGGGCGCCGCGCCACACTCGCCGTTTCCATCCTCTTTTCCATTCTCGTCGGCGCGTTGGTGTTTTATTTCGCGCGCCCCCTCATCGGCCTGTTCAACAACTCCCCCGCCGTGCTGGACGCCGGACAGTGGTATCTCCAGGAAGTCATCCCCTTCTATTCGCTCCTCGCCGTTCTTTTTGTCAACAACAGTGTACTGCGTGGAGTTGGTAAGAGGGGTCCGCCCATGATCACCAGCATGGTCGGCCTGTGGCTTGCTCGCGTACCCGCCGCTCACTTTATCGCCCACACCTGGGGACATCAATATCTCTTCTTCTCCTACGGCGTCGGCTGGATCCTCGGCGTTGCCTTTTCTCTTGTGTATTACTACTTCGGCAATTGGCGCCAAAATGTAAAAGTGCCCGCCCCGGCAACCGAAACGGACAACTAA